A window of the Nisaea acidiphila genome harbors these coding sequences:
- a CDS encoding ABC transporter permease, with protein MSEVYVSMNPVDEEPEAAVSARRTALRKLMRDKGAVVSFVILAIIITAALLAPVIAPHDPYDNNLRNMLKPPVWAPGALSEHLLGTDGLGRDIVSRLLYGTRTTLMMGILAVIAGGVIGSFMGLMAAYYKWLEGPVMRVVDILLSFPSILFGLAIAAVLGAGIFSITVALTISAVPTIARITRGAAVVQMQMEYITASRAVGMSDARIIWLHLLPNSASTIFVYLTLQLGQTILLGAALSFIGLGAQPPTAELGTMASEGRNFLFFAPHVSTIPSLAIFVIVLCFNVLGDALRDVLDPRLRQ; from the coding sequence ATGAGCGAAGTCTATGTTTCGATGAATCCCGTGGACGAAGAGCCGGAAGCGGCGGTCAGCGCGCGGCGGACAGCCCTGCGAAAGCTGATGCGCGACAAGGGCGCGGTGGTTTCCTTTGTCATTCTCGCGATCATCATCACGGCGGCCTTGCTGGCGCCGGTCATCGCACCGCACGACCCCTACGACAACAATCTTCGCAACATGTTGAAGCCGCCGGTCTGGGCGCCGGGGGCGCTGTCGGAGCATCTGCTCGGCACCGACGGCCTCGGACGAGACATCGTCAGCCGCCTGCTCTACGGCACGCGCACCACCCTGATGATGGGAATCCTCGCGGTCATCGCGGGCGGCGTGATCGGCTCCTTCATGGGACTGATGGCAGCTTATTACAAATGGCTGGAGGGCCCGGTGATGCGGGTCGTCGACATTCTGCTCTCCTTTCCCTCGATCCTTTTCGGCCTCGCCATCGCCGCCGTGCTCGGCGCCGGGATCTTCTCCATCACCGTCGCGCTGACAATCTCGGCCGTGCCGACGATCGCGCGCATCACCCGCGGCGCCGCGGTCGTGCAGATGCAGATGGAATACATCACCGCCAGCCGCGCGGTCGGCATGAGCGATGCGCGGATCATCTGGCTCCATCTTCTGCCGAACAGCGCCTCGACCATCTTCGTTTACCTGACCCTCCAACTTGGCCAGACCATCCTGCTCGGTGCCGCACTCAGCTTCATCGGCCTCGGCGCCCAGCCGCCGACCGCCGAACTCGGCACGATGGCGTCGGAAGGGAGGAACTTCCTCTTCTTCGCACCGCATGTCTCCACGATCCCGAGTCTCGCGATCTTCGTCATCGTGCTGTGCTTCAACGTTTTGGGCGATGCCCTGCGGGACGTATTGGACCCGCGGCTCCGCCAGTAA
- a CDS encoding ABC transporter permease, translated as MLRHAIKRLFVSIPVLLGVLFIGFMLMQVVPTDPATVLAGPTASAADIEAIRESMGLNEPVIVQFGIYLSRVLQGDLGRSMISNSSVVDELANTIGPTIELMCASLIWAIPLGIMFGTLAAVRRGKISDRIIMAASVAGVSMPIFWFGLMLIQYVGFKWQFLPFQGRAGPLWTLEGIRHIILPAITLGGVFVGPVARMTRTSLLEVLSSDFVRTARAKGVSERVIVLKHALRNSLIPVVTLVGLQIGFLLGGAVVTETMFAWPGVGRLAVGAIVSADYALSQGAILVLAISFIAVNIIVDLLYAVLDPRLRVS; from the coding sequence ATGCTCAGACACGCTATCAAACGGCTTTTCGTTTCGATCCCTGTATTGCTCGGGGTTCTTTTCATCGGCTTCATGCTTATGCAGGTGGTGCCGACCGATCCCGCGACCGTGCTCGCCGGGCCGACTGCAAGTGCGGCCGATATCGAGGCGATCCGTGAGTCGATGGGGCTCAACGAGCCGGTCATCGTCCAATTCGGTATCTATCTCTCCCGCGTTCTGCAGGGCGATCTCGGCCGCTCCATGATTTCCAACAGCTCGGTGGTCGACGAACTGGCAAATACGATCGGTCCGACCATCGAACTGATGTGCGCCAGCCTGATCTGGGCCATTCCGCTCGGTATCATGTTCGGCACGCTGGCCGCCGTGCGCCGCGGCAAGATCTCCGACCGCATCATCATGGCGGCCTCGGTCGCTGGCGTTTCCATGCCGATTTTCTGGTTCGGCCTGATGCTGATCCAGTATGTCGGGTTCAAATGGCAGTTTCTGCCCTTCCAGGGCCGCGCCGGGCCACTCTGGACCCTCGAAGGTATCCGCCACATCATTCTACCGGCGATCACGCTCGGCGGTGTCTTCGTCGGCCCCGTCGCCCGCATGACCCGGACATCCCTGCTCGAGGTGTTGAGCAGCGATTTCGTGCGCACCGCCCGCGCCAAAGGCGTTTCCGAGCGGGTCATCGTGTTGAAGCACGCGCTCCGGAACTCGCTGATCCCCGTCGTGACCCTCGTCGGCCTGCAGATCGGCTTCCTGCTCGGCGGCGCGGTCGTGACCGAGACCATGTTCGCGTGGCCGGGCGTCGGCCGGCTTGCCGTCGGCGCCATCGTCTCGGCCGACTATGCACTGAGCCAGGGCGCGATCCTCGTGCTCGCCATCTCCTTTATCGCCGTCAACATCATCGTCGACCTACTCTATGCGGTGCTCGACCCGCGCCTGAGGGTGTCATGA
- a CDS encoding DUF1330 domain-containing protein, producing MPAGYLIAQIDVSDADAFEEYRKLVPATITAFGGEYLVRGGKQEQLEGNSNPRTVVLRFDSFEKAHEWYHSSDYEKPKAMRQAASKGNVVLVEGV from the coding sequence GTGCCGGCAGGCTATCTCATCGCTCAGATCGACGTTTCCGACGCCGACGCTTTCGAGGAATACCGCAAGCTCGTTCCCGCGACGATCACCGCTTTCGGGGGCGAATATCTCGTGCGCGGCGGCAAGCAGGAGCAGCTCGAGGGCAACAGCAATCCCCGTACCGTCGTGCTCCGTTTCGACAGTTTCGAAAAGGCGCACGAATGGTATCATTCGTCCGACTACGAGAAGCCCAAGGCCATGCGGCAGGCTGCCTCCAAAGGCAATGTCGTGCTGGTCGAAGGCGTCTAA